One genomic region from Candidatus Bathyarchaeia archaeon encodes:
- a CDS encoding 4Fe-4S binding protein, whose product MPVPERFRGKLAYDRDACIGCLLCIRTCPSGVITATVEKKVKFDVARCMFCGQCAEICPKNAIALSSEFEVVVDNKEELVIQ is encoded by the coding sequence GTGCCTGTTCCTGAGAGGTTTAGGGGCAAATTAGCCTATGATAGGGACGCTTGTATTGGTTGTCTTTTGTGTATAAGAACTTGTCCTAGCGGGGTGATAACAGCGACTGTGGAGAAAAAGGTGAAATTTGATGTTGCAAGATGCATGTTTTGTGGGCAATGTGCGGAGATATGCCCGAAGAATGCAATCGCCCTTAGCTCTGAATTTGAAGTTGTAGTAGATAACAAGGAGGAACTGGTCATCCAGTAA